In Dermacentor silvarum isolate Dsil-2018 chromosome 2, BIME_Dsil_1.4, whole genome shotgun sequence, the following proteins share a genomic window:
- the LOC119440330 gene encoding solute carrier family 22 member 6 gives MAARRDQRSATPLFVPAESAPPKLTQAKKRLGRQLPYGHGAYQVLHVLGAVIILYNYALHYESFRLTAGVMDHWCRRPDSMKNLSVDEWKQLAIPVDEQGVHSHCTMRDPPDGGNAARVVPCASWEFDLDQYGNNIVSHWNLVCDRRWLIDVARLVYAAASMTPLPAVGALADSVGRKAVLFLTVPVVLISGVASAVPNDFQFFVAVRAVVSASTSALVVPIYALIYELAPIEKYPHYVMLIALSALMLSPITLFTAQLVKAGWATLQLILMVPTCLLLLLYYTIDESPSWLLETGNVKEAERIALRAASMNKVSPENCRNLMADQVAEIKARSQDVGHSSGICSPRFRLYTITLCYMWCAVSYAFDTFVINDGVPVGEIATAVSFIVSFILCVVSAPFVASFGFRNTVTTSGLVFAVTLTVLATDLREQTVMRDPLVIMMRATGTICFTFYLIISVVPYPVTTRCLSVSVGLASSRLGDTLAQMTPALLGGRRTTLQLAIAAAFMSLFVVGTELVPCHIDTKLQYQVGPSKSSGHVTSEDRKRAMQETLVRLPKEPVKRRSTPTTKDRATSSDFAIQSIPDKIY, from the coding sequence ATGGCCGCACGCCGCGACCAACGATCCGCAACTCCACTTTTCGTACCCGCCGAATCAGCCCCGCCGAAGCTCACGCAAGCGAAGAAGCGGTTGGGGAGGCAGCTGCCTTATGGGCACGGTGCCTACCAGGTGCTACACGTACTCGGCGCGGTCATCATACTCTACAACTACGCGCTGCACTACGAGAGCTTCAGGCTAACAGCTGGCGTAATGGATCACTGGTGCAGGCGGCCCGATTCCATGAAGAACCTCAGCGTGGACGAGTGGAAACAGCTGGCCATACCCGTGGACGAGCAAGGCGTGCACAGCCACTGTACGATGCGCGACCCGCCAGATGGTGGCAATGCGGCTCGCGTCGTGCCTTGCGCATCGTGGGAGTTCGACCTCGACCAGTACGGGAACAACATCGTCAGCCACTGGAACCTAGTGTGCGACAGGCGCTGGCTCATCGACGTCGCCAGGCTAGTGTACGCGGCCGCCAGCATGACCCCGCTGCCCGCAGTCGGAGCGCTCGCCGACAGCGTCGGTCGCAAGGCGGTACTCTTCTTAACCGTACCCGTAGTCCTCATATCAGGCGTCGCCAGTGCCGTGCCGAATGACTTCCAGTTCTTCGTGGCTGTGCGCGCCGTCGTGTCAGCATCCACGAGTGCCCTCGTGGTCCCTATTTACGCGCTGATTTATGAATTGGCACCGATAGAAAAATACCCTCATTACGTAATGTTGATCGCGCTATCCGCGTTGATGCTATCTCCGATCACGCTGTTTACCGCTCAACTCGTGAAGGCAGGATGGGCGACGCTGCAGCTGATACTGATGGTTCCAACGTGCCTTCTCCTGCTACTTTATTACACCATCGATGAGTCACCCAGCTGGCTTTTGGAGACGGGCAACGTCAAGGAAGCCGAGCGCATCGCTTTGCGTGCGGCAAGTATGAACAAAGTCTCCCCAGAGAACTGCCGAAATCTCATGGCAGATCAGGTAGCGGAGATAAAGGCCCGTAGTCAGGATGTTGGACATAGCAGCGGTATCTGCAGCCCACGGTTCAGGCTTTACACCATTACCCTCTGTTATATGTGGTGTGCGGTAAGCTATGCCTTCGACACTTTCGTCATAAACGACGGTGTTCCCGTCGGGGAAATCGCGACCGCCGTGAGCTTCATCGTGTCCTTCATTTTGTGCGTGGTCTCGGCACCGTTCGTTGCCTCTTTCGGCTTCAGGAACACCGTGACCACCTCCGGACTCGTTTTTGCCGTAACACTGACCGTCCTGGCCACTGACCTACGGGAGCAGACTGTGATGCGTGATCCACTCGTAATTATGATGCGCGCAACTGGAACCATCTGCTTCACATTCTATCTCATCATATCCGTCGTCCCGTACCCGGTCACGACCCGCTGCTTGAGTGTCTCTGTGGGTCTCGCCTCCAGCCGACTGGGTGATACCTTGGCCCAGATGACTCCAGCGCTGCTCGGCGGCCGCCGTACAACGTTGCAGCTTGCCATTGCTGCCGCTTTCATGTCACTTTTCGTGGTGGGCACAGAACTTGTGCCCTGTCACATCGACACTAAGCTGCAATACCAAGTGGGGCCCAGCAAGAGCTCCGGCCACGTGACCAGCGAGGACAGGAAGCGCGCCATGCAAGAGACACTGGTGCGCCTGCCAAAGGAGCCCGTCAAGCGCCGGAGCACCCCCACCACGAAGGACAGAGCAACATCGAGCGACTTCGCAATCCAATCAATTCCCGACAAAATATACTAG